From Myxocyprinus asiaticus isolate MX2 ecotype Aquarium Trade chromosome 10, UBuf_Myxa_2, whole genome shotgun sequence, the proteins below share one genomic window:
- the LOC127446801 gene encoding tripartite motif-containing 13, whose amino-acid sequence MTTLPQHSHKDTMELLEEDLTCPICCCLFEDPRVLPCSHSFCKKCLEGILDGNRSPVWRPPFKCPTCRKETVHNGIASLQVNYSLRGIVEKYNRIRVLPRMSLCRAHSGQPLNIFCATDLKLICGFCATTGDHKGHKFCALEEAYEREKAAFEELFRVVEGWRGAEVHSCLESLESAKKKSLERVSRDADRVSEYFDKLLRALEHKRSEILSDFETLKLAVMQTFDPEINQLRSALEEQRRALNVAESFRSLSDPLTFLQQMQDFRENLRVLRGTPLPSRTDVDVDLLGLQSFDVKEWDRFRLGEVDKLCAPYESNAYLAPTPPAAPRFSRMMWRVILVVCACLPALNFLPSDCLSLSFHEKVIALGGGFSLPGPGEILRWLGICWKEAAALCTLLTELCRNCILEMINTTSDFIS is encoded by the exons ATGACCACACTGCCACAGCACAGCCACAag GACACGATGGAGCTCTTGGAGGAGGACCTCACATGCCCGATATGCTGTTGTCTCTTCGAGGACCCGCGCGTTCTTCCGTGCTCACACAGCTTCTGCAAGAAGTGTCTCGAGGGCATCCTGGACGGTAACCGGAGTCCTGTTTGGAGACCACCGTTCAAATGTCCGACCTGTCGAAAGGAGACGGTGCACAACGGCATCGCGAGCCTGCAGGTTAATTACTCCCTGCGTGGCATCGTGGAGAAGTACAACAGGATTCGAGTGCTACCGAGGATGTCTCTCTGTCGAGCTCACAGTGGACAACCGCTCAACATCTTCTGCGCCACGGATCTGAAACTCATCTGTGGCTTTTGCGCCACGACAGGTGATCATAAAGGACACAAGTTTTGCGCGCTGGAAGAGGCGTACGAACGCGAGAAAGCTGCGTTTGAGGAGTTGTTTCGAGTCGTGGAAGGCTGGAGGGGTGCGGAGGTGCATTCGTGCTTGGAATCGTTGGAGAGCGCGAAGAAGAAATCGCTGGAGAGGGTCTCTCGGGACGCGGATCGAGTTTCagaatactttgacaaactcctGCGCGCGTTGGAGCACAAACGGAGCGAAATCCTCTCTGATTTCGAGACTCTGAAGCTCGCGGTCATGCAGACCTTTGACCCCGAGATCAACCAGCTGCGCTCAGCGCTGGAGGAACAGCGGCGCGCTCTCAACGTCGCCGAATCCTTCCGTTCTCTCTCCGATCCGCTAACTTTCCTGCAACAGATGCAGGACTTCAGAGAAAATCTGCGCGTCCTTCGGGGAACGCCACTGCCGTCACGGACAGACGTGGACGTGGATCTACTTGGCTTGCAGAGCTTCGATGTGAAGGAATGGGACCGGTTCCGTCTCGGAGAGGTGGACAAACTGTGCGCCCCCTACGAGAGCAACGCTTACCTGGCACCGACGCCCCCCGCTGCGCCACGCTTCTCCCGTATGATGTGGAGAGTTATTCTAGTTGTATGTGCGTGTCTCCCTGCGCTGAACTTTCTCCCTTCAGACTGTCTTTCTCTGAGCTTCCACGAGAAGGTGATAGCACTCGGTGGTGGCTTTTCTCTGCCCGGTCCAGGAGAAATTCTGCGCTGGCTCGGGATCTGCTGGAAAGAAGCGGCAGCACTCTGCACACTTCTAACCGAGCTTTGCCGGAACTGTATCTTGGAAATGATAAACACCACATCAGATTTCATCAGCTGA